The following coding sequences are from one Vicugna pacos chromosome 11, VicPac4, whole genome shotgun sequence window:
- the HNRNPF gene encoding heterogeneous nuclear ribonucleoprotein F, whose translation MMLGPEGGEGFVVKLRGLPWSCSVEDVQNFLSTCTIHDGAAGVHFIYTREGRQSGEAFVELESEEDVKMALKKDRESMGHRYIEVFKSHRTEMDWVLKHSGPNSADTANDGFVRLRGLPFGCTKEEIVQFFSGLEIVPNGITLPVDPEGKITGEAFVQFASQELAEKALGKHKERIGHRYIEVFKSSQEEVRSYSDPPLKFMSVQRPGPYDRPGTARRYIGIVKQAGLERMRSGAYSAGYGGYEEYSGLSDGYGFTTDLFGRDLSYCLSGMYDHRYGDGEFTVQSTTGHCVHMRGLPYKATENDIYNFFSPLNPVRVHIEIGPDGRVTGEADVEFATHEEAVAAMSKDRANMQHRYIELFLNSTTGASNGAYSSQMMQGMGVSTQSTYSGLESQSVSGCYGAGYGGQNSMGGYD comes from the coding sequence ATGATGTTGGGCCCCGAGGGAGGTGAAGGTTTTGTGGTCAAGCTCCGTGGCCTGCCCTGGTCCTGCTCTGTTGAGGATGTGCAGAATTTCCTCTCCACCTGCACAATTCATGATGGGGCCGCAGGCGTTCATTTTATCTACACTAGAGAGGGCAGGCAGAGTGGTGAGGCTTTTGTTGAACTTGAATCAGAAGAAGATGTAAAAATGGCCCTTAAAAAAGACAGGGAAAGCATGGGACACCGGTACATTGAGGTGTTCAAGTCCCACAGAACCGAGATGGATTGGGTGTTGAAGCACAGTGGTCCAAACAGTGCCGACACCGCCAATGATGGTTTTGTGCGGCTTCGAGGACTCCCATTTGGATGCACCAAGGAAGAAATCGTTCAGTTCTTCTCAGGGTTGGAAATCGTGCCAAACGGGATCACATTACCTGTGGACCCTGAGGGCAAGATTACAGGGGAAGCCTTTGTGCAGTTTGCCTCCCAGGAGTTAGCTGAGAAGGCTCTAGGGAAGCACAAGGAGAGAATAGGGCACAGGTATATCGAGGTGTTCAAGAGCAGTCAGGAAGAAGTCAGGTCATACTCGGATCCCCCTCTGAAGTTCATGTCGGTGCAGCGACCGGGGCCCTATGACCGCCCCGGCACAGCCAGGAGGTATATCGGCATTGTCAAACAAGCAGGCCTGGAGAGGATGAGGTCCGGAGCCTACAGTGCAGGCTATGGGGGCTACGAGGAGTACAGCGGCCTTAGCGATGGCTATGGCTTCACCACCGACCTGTTTGGAAGAGACCTCAGCTACTGTCTCTCTGGGATGTACGACCACAGGTATGGAGATGGCGAGTTCACTGTCCAGAGCACCACCGGGCACTGCGTCCACATGAGGGGGCTGCCCTACAAGGCCACAGAGAACGACATTTACAACTTCTTCTCTCCGCTCAACCCGGTGAGAGTCCATATTGAGATTGGCCCTGATGGAAGAGTGACGGGCGAAGCTGATGTTGAGTTTGCCACTCATGAAGAAGCTGTGGCGGCCATGTCCAAAGACAGGGCCAACATGCAGCACAGATACATAGAACTTTTCTTGAATTCCACAACGGGGGCCAGCAACGGGGCTTATAGCAGCCAGATGATGCAAGGCATGGGGGTGTCAACCCAGTCCACTTACAGTGGCCTTGAGAGCCAATCCGTGAGTGGCTGTTACGGGGCTGGCTACGGTGGCCAGAACAGCATGGGAGGGTATGACTAG